The genomic interval ATTTTGTTAATAAAATCAATTTATAGAACTTACAGAGATGGATATATTATTAAATGTTGTAGATAATAAAAAGATTAATGAGAAAATAACAATCTCTGGTTCTAAAAGTGAATCGAATAGATTGTTGATTCTTCAAAATTTATTTCCAGAACTTTCTATAGAAAATTTATCAGATTCAGACGATTCTGTACACATGCAACATGCTCTTTCTACAAAAGATGAAGTTGTAAATATTGGTCATGCTGGTACAGCAATGCGTTTTTTAACATCTTATTTTGCTGTAAAAGAAGGTAGAGAAGTGGTGCTTACAGGTTCTGAGAGAATGCAAAACAGACCAATTGAAATATTGGTAAATGCTTTAAAAGATTTAGGAGCAACAATTACTTATGAAGATAAAGTTGGGTATCCGCCAATTAGAATCAAAGGTTCTAAAATTACAACAGATAAAGTCCAAATTAATGGAAATGTAAGTAGTCAATATATTTCTTCTATGTTGCTAATTGCATCAAAATTAGAAAACGGATTAGAAATAGAGTTACTAGGTAAAATTACTTCAGTTCCTTATATAAACATGACGTTAAGTTTGTTAAATCAATTAGGAATTGAAACTAATTTTGAAGGAAACTTTATTAAAGTTTTGCCTAAGAAATCGGTGAAAAAACAAACCGTTGTGGTAGAATCAGACTGGTCTTCTGCAAGTTATTTTTATTCAATTGCTGCTTTGGCAGAAATAGGATCAGAAATTTCTTTATCAGCTTATAAAAAAGAAAGCTTACAAGGAGATTCTTGTTTGGCAGAAATCTATCAACACTTTGGAGTAGAAACTATTTTTGGTGAGAATTTTATCACCTTAAAAAAAGTAAAAGAAACAAAGAAAGCAACTTTAGAAATCGACTTAAAAAATGCACCAGATATTGCACAAACAATTGTTGTAACTTGTTTTGCAGAAAATATTGCGTGTAATTTAACCGGTTTACATACCTTAAAAATTAAAGAAACAGATAGGTTAGTCGCTTTAAATGACGAGTTAACCAATTTAGGAGCTACAATTTCTGTAACCGATAAAAGTTTACATTTAGAAATTTCTTCGACAATAAATTCTAATATTTCTATAAAAACGTATAACGATCATAGAATGGCAATGGCATTTGCACCTTTGGCGCTAAGAGTTCCTATTAAAATTTTAAATGCTGAAGTGGTTACAAAATCGTATCAAAAGTTTTGGGATGACATGCAACAAATTGGCATTAAAATAGATAAAGTGTAAATAATTAGGCAAACACTTGACAACGCCTATCCCGATATCGTATCTTTGCGCTCGTT from Polaribacter sejongensis carries:
- a CDS encoding 3-phosphoshikimate 1-carboxyvinyltransferase — its product is MDILLNVVDNKKINEKITISGSKSESNRLLILQNLFPELSIENLSDSDDSVHMQHALSTKDEVVNIGHAGTAMRFLTSYFAVKEGREVVLTGSERMQNRPIEILVNALKDLGATITYEDKVGYPPIRIKGSKITTDKVQINGNVSSQYISSMLLIASKLENGLEIELLGKITSVPYINMTLSLLNQLGIETNFEGNFIKVLPKKSVKKQTVVVESDWSSASYFYSIAALAEIGSEISLSAYKKESLQGDSCLAEIYQHFGVETIFGENFITLKKVKETKKATLEIDLKNAPDIAQTIVVTCFAENIACNLTGLHTLKIKETDRLVALNDELTNLGATISVTDKSLHLEISSTINSNISIKTYNDHRMAMAFAPLALRVPIKILNAEVVTKSYQKFWDDMQQIGIKIDKV